The genomic stretch AGCCCACACTGCACTGCTTTTAAAACAAGATGTTGCATATGTTGGAGAGTGACTTGAAGCTGTAAGGGGATTTTTTGAGGGGGGAGACCAGGTAGGATACCCTTTTGGAGGATAATGCTACACAGAGGGAGACAGCTCTGGCACAGTTTTGCCCATCCTGCCTCTGGGGAGCGGTCCTGGAGCAAACCGTGCCCAGGTTTCATCCAAAGCAGTTAGTTTGCTTGCTTCAAAAGAGATCCAGAATTAAGCTCATGTAAGTGCCCTGTTACCAGCTGGGGACCAGAACATGAGGGTAAACTGTGGGGCCAAGTTATCTGACACAATAGAGGGAGAGGCTTACAGTTAAATGTAGGATTAGATTGGCGGCAATCACTTCCATACTAAGCTATAGAGGATGGTATTGGGTACTGGGGGGATGCACTTCCAGCAATGCACAAatctctgcctgtgctctgcagccagagCGAGCAGATCAGCTCTCTACTCTTCAGAGTAGCAAGTGCCCAGGTGGCCTCTATCTAGTACCCCCTCTATAACCTCAGTTGTGGGCTTTGTAGGACTAATTACACCAGTTGTGCAGCAATTCAGTGTTAAGGCAGTTTTCCTGGACATTTCCGCTAAGCTTCCTTACTGCCATTTCGCAGTATGGGCTAGATCTCCCCTTCCCTGTGGTGGCGTAGCTCAGACCATAAAGCTCACATCAGAAAGGATAAACCAGAGTTGGTTCAAAACAAAATTTCTCCCTCAATCTGAACTTATGCTATCATTATTAAAATACTGTTCTCAATGTGAGGGCCCAGatacaagaaaaaatattattattattaaaaaggggtttgaaaacaatggaaatatattttaacaacaacaacaaattgaACAGGCTTCTTAATTTTACTTCTAATTAGGGCAGCTGTTTCCTTGTAACAAGAACACAGTTATTTGAGGTCTCATGATGAGAAAGCCCAGTACAGCATGTCCAGTGCATCTTTCCTAAATGCTGGCTCTGAACAGGATAGCAAAATGGAGACCTACAACTGTGACTAACCTAGCTGTTGAGCTGGTAATGGAAGTCAAAGATCTCATCTTTCAGCCTTTCTGATTTTTCCAATGGAGGCAGAGACCCTTAACCGCTGAGTATAAACTTTGAgacagttgcattttttttcttatctgaatTTCTACATCCCTTCAAAGTAGCTCATGGGTGTGCACAGGCTGCACACTCAAAACCAGTGATCAAACCTGTTTCAGTGATCAAGTATACAGGTATAACCTAAAACAAGACTGATAAGCTACAAAACTTATCCAGGCTAtattttgaagagagggaagaagggttTTTGATTTGGaaacaaatgtgttttgtttcttatttttgcagtgaTCTGAGGTACCAATATAAGCACAACTCACTGTTTGTAGACGTGTTTAAGAAAGGTATCTGGGAAAATGTTGCTAATACTGGCCGCTAGTTGGCATTATTGATATACTGCTGTAAATGAAGGTGGTGCAATAAAAACTTGTGATGCCGGCAGTCGGAGACCTGAGGCATCCTCCTCCGTGCTTGCCTTCTCTGGCTCTGGACACTGATGGATTTTGCTGCATTACAGCACAGCCAAAGGAAGCTGGAGCTGCCCAGTCGCTGTGCCcctgcagctccttcccagccAACCCCCCTTCTTTTTGGTTTCTTGCTGCCGATATGGCCTCCATCAGTTGGTTTCCCATGAGGAGAGGAGGTGACAGCCACTTTTTGCTGCTACCCTGCCCAGGAGGAACTTGCTTACCCTGAAGTTGTCTGCCGGGGTTTTGGTTGCCACAGATGTTATGTAGCGTGTGGACCCCCCAAAAATGTTCAAGGTCTGCAGCATTAATAATTTCAATGTAGCGATAATTTGCCAGTAATTTACATGGAAGCACTTTAAGAGTACAGAGTTGTCAGGAGCCAGCTCATCTTGTGCAACAGATGGGTGTGCGTATTTTTGAAAGAGCCTTTTGTTACAGAGCTCACAGGAATTAGACTTGTCCTAATCTGCTTTGACTGGGAGTAGTTTTATGTCAAAAGACCTGATAAATAAGATATCATTGTTGAAAGAATTATGAATTAAGGTATCGGTGTTGCCTGAAGTAGATTTTGCTTGGTAGAATGAGAGCAAGTCAGCGATTCAGGCCCCAGTAGAGTAGGAATGTCAgaatagaatagaaaaaaaatcccaaaccctctttgaactaaaataaaaatctcattaaatCCTATTTTATAGAATAGTTTTCATTCAACTGTGGAGACTAATCTTTAATCAAGTAAATTCCAAGATCATTAGTGAATGGCAATGATCAGGACACTGTCTACCTCTCCCTGCATGTGTTTTATAAGTGAAATCCACTTTTGGTTTGAAATCCACTTTTAATCTTGACAATTTAAAGATAATTACAGACCACTACAATGCCGAATCTAATTCTTTGGATTATATACTTCTGAGATTCACGTTATGGTTTGCTTGTCAAAAGACAAGATCCATGTGCTGTAGTAGTGGGAGaccctaacaatcagattaagcTGCTGTTATATTTAAAACTGCTTGCTTTCCTGGATACGTCGCAATGATGTAAATGTAAAGTTTGATCAGTCAGAGATGTTTTCCCAAAAGCTGTGTTATGGATCCCTCCACCAGTTACCAAGTGTGCAAAGAGCCTTCCAGAGCCAAAGGATCTCTGAGCAGCAAATGCTTTTTAACAAAGAAATGATTAAAATAGCTACCTAAGGCTGAGATATCTTAATTGAGATCTAAGGTTTTGAGAACAGAGAAGAATCTTTTTGCATGTTTAAAATATGTGGCCTGATTTCACAGATTCTTCTTTGCATAAAGAggttcactgaaatcagtgagaatgCTCGCATGGGAGGCAGCTCCTGATTAGGGAACAAATGAATTTTGACCTTTATTAGACTGTGCCATTTCTGGCACTACTCAGTGTCCGCTTTCATTTGATAGATTCCATTGCAAATTTTACTGTACTTGCATAAATTCAACCTAAAGCTTAAAACAACagtctttggaaaagaaaactgtGTGTATAATTCCAAATGAAACTCTTCCTTCACCTGTCAGgagaaaaaatacttgaaaaatatgaAGTAATTCCCTCCTGTGTCCTTGCAATTGATTAATGTAATTTTATGTTGCACctgtcatttgttttttaataccaTTAAAACATGTATAATAGCCTAAATTATAGACCTCCAATTTACATAATGTACTTTAGAAATACTGTGGTGCTTTACTACGTATTTTTTGAGGCAGCCAGAGAGCAAAGAACATCCTAATCACATCCTTATGTGGACCAACCCATACTTTTAATGCTTGTGTTTTAGAAGATGGAGACCTCAGTGGAAGCCAAGAAAGCAGAAacgttttttaaaaagcagaaatctgaaAAATCTCCCCTGTGAATATCGCTAATAAATCAGTAACGTTGTTAATAGTAATCACAGGCATATAGTTTCACCCACTTTTAGTTTCGGCATGGTATTACTTACTCAATTCTCTCTGCTAGTCTCTGAGGGGGGATGCTACCACCAGGGCAGGGTGCAACCTAAAAACAAAGTAGCTTTCGTATCTGCCCCCTGCCTACTACAGACCCAGCTTGGAGATGAAGAGAGATGACTTGTATGCATCATAAGTAACCGCTCACGTTCCCCTTCTCTCTGGATGCTGCCCACTTGGCACTTTATGCACACAACCAGGAAAACCCCAGCTCGGTGAGCACTGCCTTAACCGAGGCCCAAAAGGAGCCAGAGCAAAGACTCCGTGCAGCCTCCCCTGCGGAGAGGGAAGCAGGCGTTGGTGTGCCTCGCGTGCGGCGGGGAGAGCGAAGCCCCCTCTTCCCACCTCTGCAGGTGCCATGGCCGAGGCGGGGGAGATTTGGGTTTTCATTCGCTTCAAACACGGCTGCAGAAGTGGAGGGGACCTCCGTGCGCTGCCTCGCCGGGGAGGTGGCAGGATTTCATCCTGTCCCTttccctgcagggctgcagcgctGCTCGACGCTTCCCCCGGGCCCGCCATGGGCACCAGCCCACATCCACACACGCAGGGCTGCCCCAGGGGAAGGGGGCCCATGGGGCCCCCATGCATCGCTGGAGGGCCCTGGGCCAGGCCGGCCATCCCTAAAGGCTCCAAGGGCCACGAGGGCTCGAAGGTGTGTATATGAGCGCACATAAGCGTATATGTAAGCGTGTGTATAACTCTGCCCTtgcccgcccccctccccggccccaaCCGCCGCCTTTACGGGAAGCGCGGCCCCGCCCCTTCGCCGCATCCGGCCCCGCCCCTGCCGGTGGGGCGGAGCCGCTATAAGAggtcgccgccgccgcttccgcccCCACTCGTTGTCGCCGCTGTTGCCGTGACGCGCCCTCAGCCCTGGCCGTGCCCGCGCCCttgcccgcgccgcccgccaccctccgccgccgcccggcgccccgcggcgccaTGATCGTGGAcagcagccgggacgcggcgcccGACGGCGGCGACGGTGGCGCCCTGAGCAGCCCCATCAACCTCGCCTACTTCTACGGGGCCTCGCCCCACTCCAGCGAGGGCAGCTGCTCGCCGGCTCACTCGGCCCCGGGTTCGCCGGGCTCCGACTCGGACCTCTCGGTGagcagccgcggcggcggcggcggccggagggaCCCCCggggcggcgcccgccccgcgctgcaAGGTACGGcgtgcccggccgcccccgcccctcccgggGCCACCCGCTCTGCGCTGACAGCCCCCCGttgccgcccgcccccgcgcttGTGGCGGCGGCGTGGCCGTtgcgcggggcggtggcgcgtGCTGGGGCGGGCGGTCGTTGGTCCGGCCGTTGGTTTTGCTTCTGACCTCGGGCTCCTTCCCGTGAGGGGCTTCTCCCGCCTTGTCCGTCTCTCGGGATGGTTTTAGTGGCTCAGTTCGCTGTTAGACTTTtgcttgccaaaaaaaaaaaagcttcttaaaaaaaaaaaaaagccaaaaaaggctTTCTATGAATGGGTGgtctttattttcacatttagAGTCCATTCGTAGGCCCTGTGGTGAGGTAGTTGCTATGGTGAGGTGCAAGGAAACTCCTAGAGAGATTAtttacttcccttttttttatGAGAAGCTTCTGCGTTTTGAGGCTTGATCTCTAACCTTGCGTGTTTTGAGTTTTTCTGAGGTTtattggtcttttttttcttttcagatttgaatatgtgtgtatatatacatatgcatatagtGCATATGTTGTGTGTGATCATGTGTGTAATATTTACCTGCTAAATCTTGTACTTTCCTTCTTGAGTCATATTATTTCTTGACTCAAGCTGAGTGCATGAAGTCATGATTTCCGgtctttcacttctgtttttaaagCCTCAAAACGGATCTGATTTTAGAGAAGTTATGAAACAGGAGAGGTCACTTGAGGGAGTGTTATGCTTGAGCTTTGAAGCAAACAGGATCTGAAAGGACAGGGCCATCCAGTATGGACATCAAAACcaagagtaattaaaaatattagttcCATGTTAGGCAAAAGCAGTTCaccagttcaatattctttaagcATTAATGTGAATGTAATGCCTGTGTTTGATATTTCCACCTCTTTACCACCAAAAGCCAAGGTGGGGGAGATTCCAGACTGATTAAACTGAAGGAATTTGCACACTTCTGAAATGGATGAGAGAGTTCTTTGGAACATCATCTTGTTTTGAAGGAATTCTCTCTTCTCATTTGAAAGCAAAGTTCTAGGTTATTTTCCATAAGCTTTGTTTCAATTTTCTTCTAATGAAAATTGAGTTGATGGCTTAAGTGTTGGTTCTGTTTCGTGTCTCAGCAGTTGATCAACACATGGGGGGAGGAAAGCAACACAGAGGACCTTTCCAGGGGGTCCGTGTGAAGAACTCGGTGAAAGAACTGCTGTTGCACTTCAGAAGCAGCAAACAGATGTCCTCGGGCTCTGCTACTGATGAATGCAAGGTAATGAACATTTTTCAGCACTGACATAATTGGGTTTAATGATTCCTGAAGTTGGCAAAAAAGGCATGTGATAACACTAAAAACAAGTCTACTGTTTTATCTGATGTGGATGGAgtcagtatttttcctttccaatgCATAATGGAAAAAGAGCCAGGAAGAAATTAGTAAGAGGGTTTGCTGTGGGAGAAGGAGACACTTAGCAATGTTCTTGCTAAGCTTTATTTTCCAAAGGGAGTTCAGATAGATGTGTTGATATTGTGAAACAATGAAAACTCCCTCTTAACTCATGTGAGGTCATTCATTACAGGAGTAGGGAACTTTCTCAGAAGAGAACCACTTACTAGTTTGTCATGCTGTTGCACTCTTCCTGCATGCTGCACAGGGCATGTAGTGTGATGGCAGAGCCCAGTCTGGAaagataaaagcagaaaataagaggaaaagctGGGAAGATCCAAGATGGAGATTCTTTAGAATACTTGTTTTGAGTGAGTGGATTTCCTAGACAAGTGTTGCTGGGGGGGCGGATTTTCCATACAGAAATGTTCATGGtactgaagcaggagaaaattTGCAGGCTTATTTACATCAAATCCTTAGACCTTACTAAGGAGCAGCATCTTTTCTCTAGATTTTGTTTAGTTCTGTGCTGGTGTAAGAAATAGCTCAAAGCCTTAAGAAAAATGGTGGTTTTCATTCAAGTTCCAGAAAAATCCTCCTGTTTTCCAACTTCAATGTAATTGCTTTTAATTAAGGTTAAAAAAACCCCATGTGTTAGAATTATTCTAAGGTGTATTCTATGTTTATAGAAGTAAacctctgcttttgttttcttattcctGAAGTAACGTAATAATGGAATAACTTGAATTTTTCTCAATAGACACAAGGAGGATTGGTGAACTACGAACAGTACACAGGTACAAAACCTTTTTTAAACACCCCAATAATATTGTAAAAGTAGATTGTAAGAGTAACCTCAAAATGGATGttaaattcattttctcttcagcagagctCAAGAGCATACTTGGCCACGGTGGCAAAAGAAAGGCTCCTGAGCACCTTTCTGATGGACCGTCTTACAAACGCCAAGCTACTGTTCACCCACACCTTCTGGTAAACTTACTAATTTTACtgtgcctttatttttgtttgctttatgtaACCAGAAATTGCCagctaaataatatttaaaatttgggggtttgttttttttgtttttctggcagACACCACCCCAGACTCCAACTTCTATGGACAACATGGAGGAGACTCATAAAAATGAACCAAAGCACGATAGCAATTCTGATCTGCTTCAGAACATCATAAACATTAAGAATGAGTCAAGCCCTGTTTCTCTGAATACAGTGCAGGTTAGCTGGTTGCACCCTGTCTCTAACAATAACTCACCCAGGGAGCAATATCAAGACAGCCCAGGAACGCAGGCTTTCTCCCCATCCCAGAAGTACCAAGCATTCCAAGAACACACCTCCCAGCATATGCTCGATCCTCCTCAGCATTACCAGTTTCCTGCGTTGCAGAACCAGGATTTGTCACAGAACTACACTTCGGATCCATCCCTGGAGTACAGGCCCTTCTCTGCCAATGACCAGTCTCCTGGCTACCCGCAGAATGCCTTTGAGAGCCGTGAACTGCAGTATTGTCCATCACAAAGTTTCTCCTCTCTCTTGAATGATTCTGAAGGCTCAGAGAGTATATCCACTCCCCTGCAGCCCCTGACCAGTGCTCATCCACAGGCTGATGTCAGCACCCATACTCCAAACTTCAGCTTGGTTCCCAATAACATCTGTGGTAGTCTTGACTGCAGTGTCTCTTTGTCTACTTTGAATGTCTCTTTATCGCACCAAAACACTGCcagaagcacagcacagctgggcAAGTCATTTTTTCAATGGCAAGTGGAGCAGGAGGAAAACAAACTGGCTAATATCTCTCAAGATCAGTTCCTTGCAAAAGATGTGGATGGAGACACGTGAGTACTGTTTATCTCTGTGCTTCTGAAGTAGAAGGTTGGAGTATTCCTGTTGAGCTTATGGTCAGCCGTTGGGGTTGTATTGGAAGCTGTTCATTAACATTACTTGTCTTGGGTGCAATAGTTTCTGTAATCAAATGAAATGCATGGCCCTGCTGACAAGCTGTGATACATAGAGTTGCAGCATGTTTAGTAGATAAAGTATTTGTACCATCTGATTTCAGGCACTTACTGTTAGATTTTATCTaataaatggagagaaaaagattCTAATTTAGATGCTTTGAATTGCCCTGGGAAGAATGTACCTGTTTTCCCATCTTAGTCACCTGAATGAGGTGTCTGAGGCTGGCAATGTAACACCCCTTGCATAATGCACACTTGGATCCCTAATGACTTAAGCCCCTGCTTATATGGATGTGTAACTGCTTCCCTTCTTCCCTGCAGCTTCCTTCACATTGCTGTTGCCCAGGGCCGACGAGCGCTCTCCTATGTTCTTGCAAGGAAGATGGCTGCCCTGCACATGCTGGATATTAAAGAGCACAATGGACAGGTGAGGCTCTGAGTTTTTTTGTACCTGCTCTATGCACCTGAGTTCTGCATGTCTGGACCTTGAGGAAGGTGTAGCCAAATGCTTATTTAATATTAACCCTGAGATTTAGCATACATACTAGTATTATCCTTGAGCTATTAATACTTCTTTGGGATCACTTTGAGCTGGTAAAACTATATGCTCAACTTCTTGTCCTGGCTTCCTGGTATTTGTAATCACTGCTTAAATAATACTGGGCAGcaaggatttttatttgttttagttgCTGTTTCCTGTTAGAGATCAGATGACTAATAGCTTGTTTTCTTCTCAATGTTTGCAGAGTGCCTTCCAGGTGGCTGTGGCTGCCAATCAGCATCTCATTGTGCAGGACTTGGTTAGCTTGGGGGCTCAAGTCAACACCACAGACTGCTGGGGTAGAACACCATTGCATGTTTGTGCTGAGAAAGGGCATGCCCAGGTCCTTCAGGTAAGGATCAGATGGATGATGTAGCTGTTCCTTACCCATGGTGCTTAAACTTGTGTTAATTGTCTTGGAAAATTCTGAAAGCACAACACCTCCCCATATCTTTCACTCTGTGTGGCCTTGTAAATACATTCCAGGGTTCCACATTAATGGCTTAGTGTTGAATTTCTTAAGATTCTTGCCAACATCTTGGATTAATTCGGTGGAATCCTGAAGTATACTAAAACAAGTCTCAATACTGTTATTTATTGCACCTTCACTGTAGCAAGACTCTATATAGGCTTGAGGAAACTGTGGTTTGTGTAGATCTAAATGCCTATCTGTTCCCACTTTTGCAGGCAATCCAAAAGGGAGCCATGGGAAGTAATCAGTATGTGGACCTTGAGGCAACAAACTATGATGGTGAGTAGCTCTGAGTTTATAATTTACAGAGTTACTGGATGTTATAATGTTTTATAGCTGCTCATGAATGTTATCCTAGGTGAGAAGCAATAAAATGGAGTATATCTTTGCCAAATTGCAATTTACAATTACAATTGAAATTACATTACAAATGGCATATCTATCAGATAAAAATGGTTAGTCTCTGCCTCTTGGGAcccttttcctcttcccatcTTCTGTTAGTGAGTAATTACAATGTTTGCAGTGGAGAGTATAGGTCATTGTGGGCCACTGTGTAAAATGTCTGAGTACAAAGGATATATCAGTGGATACAGAATCTCTGGCAACAGAGAGCAGTTTGAACTGAACCTCTCTTCCATGTAATGGCTCTTTCTAAAGTATGGCTTAGAATCAAACTTTAACATACTTTGTTATTTCATTATTTACTGGCTGAGATCTCACAGTACATTACTAAACTTCTCCAGTGACTGACAACCCAAACACTGAGCCATTTGGGAGCAGTCATTATCACTTAGAAATGTGGAGCCATCTCTGGTCTTGGCAGGGGGAGAAGCTCCTTTAGCACTCCTTCTAAAACAAGCAGCCAGTCAATTAGTTCTGCACTATTTATTAATGATGACTTTTAATATTTAGGTTTGACAGCGTTACACTCTGCTGTTCTGGCACATAATGCTGTGCTGCATGAACTGCAAAACAGTCAACCCCCTCACTCTCCAGAGGTTCAGGAGCTTCTGCTGAGAAACAAAAGCCTGGTAGAAACCATCAAGACTCTAATACAAATGGGAGCCACTGTTGAAGCAAAAGTAAGTAAGAACGCAGCTTTGTGTAAAGAGCCAGCTCCTGAGAGAATATGGAAGCTGACCTTTCTCCTGCCCCATATCTCAGCCTATTTATTACAAATGAAGCAGACTAATTTGAAAGCTTTGAGTGCCTTATAGCTTAATTTATCAGAGTGGAATGAGAATGCTGCATTTGTTCAGAACACTGAAGTATTACCAATGCACATGAACCATGGGGAAAGGAGGTGACAGTTTAATTTCTGGATTAAGAATGGTAGAATGCTGGTTGCAGTTGATTCTGTCTTAAGGAAATCTTTGGAAGTATTTCGAAGTATCAGCAGTAATAGTGATGATACCCTGCTCTTGAACTGTGAATTTTAATTCAAATACACTTGCCTGTTCAGTTAGGTCCATGCTGGGCCAAACCATTACTTGGCATATCATTTGATATTTTGCTGTCTCAATTTACTACTAAGTGAGAGTTTGTCCATTGTTCATTAGctctaaatattaaaatacatagtTACATTGACTTTCAGTGAACTACAGTACAAATATGTACAATAGATGTTTTACACACAAGCTCTTTATGGTTACTCTGCCTGCTATTTTATTTGTCTGCATGTTCACCCTGGGGAGGTGAAGCACCTGCAGAAAACACtaagtttctttttttgataGGATCGTAAAAGTGGTCGCACAGCTTTACATCTGGCAGCAGAAGAAGCAAACCTGGAGCTCATTCGTCTCTTTTTGGAGCTGCCCAACTGTCTCTCTTTTGTTAATGCAAAGGTACGGTGCTTCTCTGGGCTGCAGAAGTAATCCAGAATGTGTATACATATGGCACTGTGAGTGTCCCAAGACTCATGCCCCTACCTCTCCTTCATGGTGTGTGTCTTCTCTAGGCTTACAATGGCAACACAGCACTACATGTGGCTGCCAGCCTGCAATATCGGGTGAGTCAGTTGGATGCTGTTCGCCTGCTAATGCGAAAGGGAGCTGATCCAAGTGCCAGAAACTTGGAGAATGAGCAGCCAGTTCATCTGGTTCCTGATAGCCTTGTAGGAGAACAggtaaaaatcaaaagcaaacaacaaacaaaacaatcccCCCCTCAAGccccaaaacagcaaaacaaatcttCCACTGCCATCCCCCAAACAACAAACAAGCCTTATTCCCCTCAAAGTTCTTTAGGTTTTGAGTTGTAGCTTTTAGAGAGAAGATTtggaaaatgccattttcttcGGGATTTCTTGCATCTTATCTGATCCTGACATTAAAAACAGACCTGAAATTACAGGGTTCATTTATAGCTCTTATTTTTTGTCTCAGAGCTTTTTATTGTCAAACTAGTGTGTAACCTTGCAGCATATAGGAGCTGACCTTCCCTCTCTAGTTTGTCCCAGTATGGCCTGTGATCATGTTCTTACTGTTTTTGTAATAACTAATGGTAGTTCTTAGGCCTGAATCACAGATGAAAGTCCCTGTTTCCTAGAAGCTGTATAAATATATAACAAAGATGGCTCTTGACTTAAGCTGAGTGAGTAACTCTGGTTCTTTTAATTGATTCTAATAATGAAAAATTAGATCAATTTTGGTGCAACTGAACTCAGAATCTGCCTTAGATAAATGAAGGATGCAGAGTTGGGCCTCTAGGTATTTCATGTCTTTTCAGATATGCCACACTTTAGGATGATGAATACTTAatcttttgtctctttctcttctctagaTAAGACGTATCCTAAAAGGGAAGGCAATCCAGCAGAGAGTGTCGCCATTTTAAACTCTGTGTTTCCTGGATTTCAGATAACTTACACTCACTGTCAGTTAGGCAGTCCTAATGTATCTGTAAATAGACCATTTGCCTGGTGTGGGCAAATGTTAGTTGTTTCTAtgaaacaaaagtattttgttcACTATCATATAGTGggttatataaaaaaaaaaaaaaatctaattcctCTGAGCAAATGGGAATGTTTCATTCCCAAGTATGTGGAACCTTTGCCTGG from Dromaius novaehollandiae isolate bDroNov1 chromosome 1, bDroNov1.hap1, whole genome shotgun sequence encodes the following:
- the NFKBIZ gene encoding NF-kappa-B inhibitor zeta isoform X5, producing the protein MIVDSSRDAAPDGGDGGALSSPINLAYFYGASPHSSEGSCSPAHSAPGSPGSDSDLSVSSRGGGGGRRDPRGGARPALQVDQHMGGGKQHRGPFQGVRVKNSVKELLLHFRSSKQMSSGSATDECKTQGGLVNYEQYTAELKSILGHGGKRKAPEHLSDGPSYKRQATVHPHLLTPPQTPTSMDNMEETHKNEPKHDSNSDLLQNIINIKNESSPVSLNTVQVSWLHPVSNNNSPREQYQDSPGTQAFSPSQKYQAFQEHTSQHMLDPPQHYQFPALQNQDLSQNYTSDPSLEYRPFSANDQSPGYPQNAFESRELQYCPSQSFSSLLNDSEGSESISTPLQPLTSAHPQADVSTHTPNFSLVPNNICGSLDCSVSLSTLNVSLSHQNTARSTAQLGKSFFQWQVEQEENKLANISQDQFLAKDVDGDTFLHIAVAQGRRALSYVLARKMAALHMLDIKEHNGQSAFQVAVAANQHLIVQDLVSLGAQVNTTDCWGRTPLHVCAEKGHAQVLQAIQKGAMGSNQYVDLEATNYDGLTALHSAVLAHNAVLHELQNSQPPHSPEVQELLLRNKSLVETIKTLIQMGATVEAKDRKSGRTALHLAAEEANLELIRLFLELPNCLSFVNAKAYNGNTALHVAASLQYRVSQLDAVRLLMRKGADPSARNLENEQPVHLVPDSLVGEQIRRILKGKAIQQRVSPF
- the NFKBIZ gene encoding NF-kappa-B inhibitor zeta isoform X2; the encoded protein is MIVDSSRDAAPDGGDGGALSSPINLAYFYGASPHSSEGSCSPAHSAPGSPGSDSDLSVSSRGGGGGRRDPRGGARPALQVDQHMGGGKQHRGPFQGVRVKNSVKELLLHFRSSKQMSSGSATDECKTQGGLVNYEQYTAELKSILGHGGKRKAPEHLSDGPSYKRQATVHPHLLTPPQTPTSMDNMEETHKNEPKHDSNSDLLQNIINIKNESSPVSLNTVQVSWLHPVSNNNSPREQYQDSPGTQAFSPSQKYQAFQEHTSQHMLDPPQHYQFPALQNQDLSQNYTSDPSLEYRPFSANDQSPGYPQNAFESRELQYCPSQSFSSLLNDSEGSESISTPLQPLTSAHPQADVSTHTPNFSLVPNNICGSLDCSVSLSTLNVSLSHQNTARSTAQLGKSFFQWQVEQEENKLANISQDQFLAKDVDGDTFLHIAVAQGRRALSYVLARKMAALHMLDIKEHNGQSAFQVAVAANQHLIVQDLVSLGAQVNTTDCWGRTPLHVCAEKGHAQVLQAIQKGAMGSNQYVDLEATNYDGLTALHSAVLAHNAVLHELQNSQPPHSPEVQELLLRNKSLVETIKTLIQMGATVEAKDRKSGRTALHLAAEEANLELIRLFLELPNCLSFVNAKAYNGNTALHVAASLQYRVSQLDAVRLLMRKGADPSARNLENEQPVHLVPDSLVGEQVKIKSKQQTKQSPPQAPKQQNKSSTAIPQTTNKPYSPQSSLGFEL